CGGTGGTCCGAGATCCGGTTTTCCGGGTAGTTGTACGTACGGATCTTCTCCGAGCGGTCCACGCTGCGGACCTGGCTGCGGCGCACGTCGGAGGCCTCCTGCTCGGCGGCTTCCTGGGCGGCGGCCAGCAGGCGCGAGCGCAGGATGCGCATGGCCTGCTCCTTGTTCTGGAGCTGGCTCTTCTCGTTCTGGCAGGAGGCGACCACACCGGTCGGCAGGTGCGTGATGCGCACGGCCGAGTCGGTGGTGTTGACGGACTGGCCGCCGGGGCCCGAGGAGCGGTACACGTCGATGCGGAGGTCGTTCATGTTGATCTCGACCTCGACCTCCTCGGCCTCCGGGGTGACGAGCACGCCGGCGGCGGAGGTGTGGATGCGGCCCTGGGACTCGGTGGCCGGCACGCGCTGGACGCGGTGCACGCCGCCCTCGTACTTCAGGCGGGCCCACACGCCCTGGCCGGGCTCGGTCGCGCCGTTGCCGCCCTTGGTGCGGACGGAGACCTGGACGTCCTTGTAACCGCCGAGCTCGGACTCGGTGGCGTCGATGATCTCGGTCTTCCAGCCCACGCGCTCGGCGTAGCGCAGGTACATGCGCAGCAGGTCACCGGCGAAGAGGGCGGACTCGTCGCCGCCGGCGCCGGCCTTGACCTCCAGGAGCACGTCCTTGTCGTCGCTGGGGTCGCGGGGGACGAGCAGCAGGCGGAGCTTCTCGGTGAGCTCCTCGCGCTGCGCGCTCAGTTCCTTGACCTCGGCGGCGAAATCGGGGTCGTCGGCCGCCAGCTCCTTGGCCGTCTCGATGTCCTCGGCCGACTGCTTCCACGCACGGAAGGTCGCGACGATCGGGGTCAGCTCCGCGTAGCGCTTGTTCAGCTTGCGGGCATTGGCCTGATCGGAGTGGACCGAAGGGTCGGCGAGCTTCGTCTCGAGGTCGGCGTGCTCGCCGACCAGGTCCTCGACCGCTTCGAACATCGGATGCTCCTGTGGTGAAAGTCAAAAATGGGCTGGGCTTGGCGACACGACGACAAAGGCGCCGGTCCGGCCGCCCCCGCGTGATCAGGGGGCGGCCGGTGACCGGCGCCTGGGTCGCGCTACTTCTTGGCCGCACCCTTGCCGAAGCGGGCCTCGAAGCGGGCCACACGGCCACCGGTGTCGAGGATCTTCTGCTTGCCCGTGTAGAACGGGTGGCACTCGGAGCAGACCTCGGCACGGATGGTGCCCTCGGTCAGGGTGCTACGGGTGGTGAACGACGCGCCACAGGTGCAGCTGACCTGGGTCTCGACGTACTCGGGGTGAACTTCGCGCTTCAAGGTGTCTCCTAGATTCGGGAGGGCGCCGGGTCGCAGGAGCCGAATTGCGCACTGCGTGAACCGGGGCCGACAGACCAGTCTGCCAGGACCGGGCCGCCTGTCAAAATTCTGAGAACGCTCCCCTCAACAGGGAGGGTCCCGCATTCATTCCCGCCGCGCGGCTACTGGACGATCGAACCGGCGTCGCTCTTGTCCCCGGTCGAGTTCTCGGTGGCTTCCGCGGGAACCGGCCGGTCGGCCAGCAGGGCGTCCCAGACCATCTTGGACTCCTTGGCGAGGGGCGCGACGCGGTCCTTGTCGAGCGGGTCCCGCTTCACCGGCAGGGTGATCATGTGCATGTTCTCGGCGGTGATGCCCTGGAGACCCTGGGCGAAGCCCGCGAGGGACTTCACGTCGCCGAGCGACCTGTCGGTGGTGATCGCCTTGGTGGCGGAGTCGGCGAGGTTGTACAGCTTCTTCGGGTTCTCGAAGACGCCGATGCCCTTGACCTGCTTGATCAGCGCCTTGATGAAGGCCTGCTGGAGCTGTATTCGGCCCAGGTCGCTGCCGTCGCCGACGCTCTTGCGGGTGCGGACGAGGCCGAGGGACTGCTCCCCGTTGAGCGTG
The Streptomyces sp. NBC_00091 genome window above contains:
- the rpmE gene encoding 50S ribosomal protein L31; the encoded protein is MKREVHPEYVETQVSCTCGASFTTRSTLTEGTIRAEVCSECHPFYTGKQKILDTGGRVARFEARFGKGAAKK
- the prfA gene encoding peptide chain release factor 1 — its product is MFEAVEDLVGEHADLETKLADPSVHSDQANARKLNKRYAELTPIVATFRAWKQSAEDIETAKELAADDPDFAAEVKELSAQREELTEKLRLLLVPRDPSDDKDVLLEVKAGAGGDESALFAGDLLRMYLRYAERVGWKTEIIDATESELGGYKDVQVSVRTKGGNGATEPGQGVWARLKYEGGVHRVQRVPATESQGRIHTSAAGVLVTPEAEEVEVEINMNDLRIDVYRSSGPGGQSVNTTDSAVRITHLPTGVVASCQNEKSQLQNKEQAMRILRSRLLAAAQEAAEQEASDVRRSQVRSVDRSEKIRTYNYPENRISDHRTGFKAYNLDQVLDGDLDAVIQACVDTDSAAKLAAAH